A single genomic interval of Pseudorasbora parva isolate DD20220531a chromosome 21, ASM2467924v1, whole genome shotgun sequence harbors:
- the rnf40 gene encoding E3 ubiquitin-protein ligase BRE1B isoform X1 has translation MSKKGNMSSTGGGKRPSGGDSPPGAPEKKLKKEEKTTTTLIEPIRIGGVSSTEEMDMKVIQFKNKKLCERLEQRQALEDELREKIEKLEKRQATDDTTLLIVNRCWTQLEENIHELLQHVEPKDARAPVQTPVTPPVPADIPVPAATPSPAPEPSAPLPAPMEGEGGLPQPPVEEEPQQPVQEKEQTQEQEKQQQPPDSEEKLTDEPVKDGIPAPPPPPPLSESAKAFLATLDNSSEEELTLQLQDRMQFSKGAVACMVCIFDRLHSSIDELCTRVESAVCEDDSQREIISTNRTLLEENNRLQDLASSLQGKHHKMSLEYNEMVDKVTSSETKVSEMETAVEDLQWDIEKLRKREQKLNKHLAEALEQLNSGYHATGSSGGLPGGQITLSIQKFESLNAELEQNQELANSRMAELEKLQQELQEAVRESEKLKMDLRNIPEEVLKETPEYKCLQSQFSLLYNESLSVKTQLDEARALLLTAKNAHLRQIEHMESDELSLQKKLRTEVIQLEDTLAQVRKEYEMLRIEFEQNLAANEQAGPINREMRHLISSLQNHNHQLKGDVQRYKRKLRETQMEINKLKCQSGDTGALMLEESMGDGGLEIKKEEDEDQEEEEERRRELERQRAREREREAERERERERERERQRSDELKRKDSDALKMLRGELKKAQESQKEMKLLLDMYKSAPKEQRDKVQLMAAEKKSKAEVEELRQRVRELEERERKESKKLADEDALRKIRVAEETIEHLQKKLAATKQVEEEALLSEMDVTGQAFEDMQEQNSRLMQQLREKDDANFKLMSERIKSNQIYKLLREEKEELADQVLTFKTQVDAQLLVVQKLEEKEGVLQSTLATLEKELALRTQALELNKRKAVEAAQLAEDLKVQLEHTQTKLREIQASVLDNRTARERESANLKKAQEDLSRLRRKLEKQKKVEVYTDADEILQEEINQYKAKLRCPCCNTRDKETVLTKCFHVFCYECLKTRYDTRQRKCPKCNAAFGANDFHRIYIT, from the exons ATGTCCAAAAAG GGAAACATGTCTAGCACAGGGGGTGGGAAGCGCCCCTCAGGGGGGGATAGTCCCCCTGGCGCTCCTGAAAAAAAGCTGAAGAAAGAGGAGAAGACTACCACCACTCTCATTGAGCCTATCCGCATTGGAGGAGTTTCTTCTACG GAAGAGATGGACATGAAGGTCATTCAATTCAAGAACAAAAAGCTCTGCGAACGCCTTGAACAGAGGCAGGCTTTGGAGGATGAGCTGAGGGAGAAGATTGAGAAATTGGAGAAGAGGCAGGCCACTGATGACACCACCCTTCTTATCGTCAACCGCTGTTGGACTCAG CTCGAGGAAAATATCCATGAACTGCTGCAGCACGTGGAGCCCAAGGATGCCCGGGCACCTGTCCAGACCCCTGTCACCCCTCCTGTTCCAGCAGACATCCCTGTTCCTGCTGCAACTCCATCACCTGCACCTGAACCTTCTGCTCCTTTGCCGGCTCCAATGGAAGGAGAGGGTGGCCTCCCCCAGCCTCCAGTGGAAGAAGAACCACAACAACCAGTGCAAGAAAAGGAACAGACACAGGAGCAAGAGAAACAACAGCAGCCACCTGACTCTGAAGAGAAGCTGACTGATGAACCAGTGAAGGATGGAATTCCCG CCCCTCCACCTCCACCACCTCTCAGCGAGAGCGCAAAGGCTTTTCTGGCCACTCTGGATAACAGCAGTGAGGAGGAGCTCACACTTCAGCTACAGGACAGGATGCAATTCAGCAAGGGTGCTGTGGCCTGCATGGTCTGCATCTTTGACCGCCTGCATAGCAGCATTGACGAGCTGTGTACTAGAGTGGAGTCAGCTg TTTGTGAAGATGACAGTCAGCGAGAGATAATTTCCACAAACCGCACACTCCTAGAGGAAAATAATCGACTGCAAGACCTTGCTTCCTCCCTTCAAGGGAAACATCACAAAATGTCATTAGAG TATAATGAAATGGTTGACAAAGTTACGAGTTCTGAGACTAAAGTGTCTGAAATGGAAACGGCTGTGGAGGACCTGCAGTGGGACATCGAAAAACTCCGTAAGAGAGAGCAGAAGCTGAATAAACACCTAGCAGAAGCTTTGGAGCAG CTTAATTCCGGTTACCATGCCACTGGCAGTTCTGGCGGATTACCAGGAGGTCAAATCACACTCAGTATACAGAAG TTTGAATCTCTGAATGCAGAGTTAGAGCAGAACCAGGAACTTGCTAACAGCCGCATGGCAGAACTTGAGAAACTGCAGCAAGAGTTACAGGAAGCTGTTCGGGAGAGTGAGAAACTAAAG ATGGATCTGAGGAATATACCAGAGGAAGTGTTGAAGGAGACGCCAGAGTACAAGTGCCTCCAATCTCAGTTCTCTCTGCTGTACAATGAGTCTCTGAGTGTGAAGACCCAGCTTGATGAAGCCAGAGCTCTGCTGCTTACAGCCAAAAACGCTCACCTGCGGCAGATAGAGCACATGGAG AGTGATGAGTTATCTCTTCAGAAGAAGCTACGCACTGAGGTCATCCAGCTAGAAGATACGCTGGCCCAGGTGCGCAAGGAGTATGAAATGCTACGGATAGAGTTTGAACAGAATCTTGCAGCCAATGAGCAAGCAG gCCCAATAAACAGAGAAATGAGACACTTAATCAGCAGTCTGCAGAACCATAATCATCAGCTCAAAGGGGATGTGCAGAGATATAAGAGGAAACTACGCGAGACACAGATGGAAATAAACAAG TTGAAGTGCCAGAGTGGAGATACAGGTGCGCTGATGTTGGAAGAAAGCATGGGGGATGGAGGACTAGAGATTAAGAAAGAGGAAGATGAGGAccaggaggaagaggaagagaggAGGAGAGAGCTGGAAAGGCAACGGgcacgggagagagagagggaggcgGAGAGAGAAAGGGAGCGAGAAAGAGAACGGGAGAGACAGCGCAGTGACGAGCTTAAGAGGAAGGACTCTGATGCGCTGAAGATGCTGAGAGGAGAGCTCAA AAAAGCTCAGGAGTCTCAGAAGGAAATGAAACTACTGCTAGACATGTACAAATCAGCCCCAAAGGAGCAGCGAGATAAAGTTCAACTTATGGCCGCAGAAAAGAAGTCCAAAGCAGAG GTGGAAGAGTTGAGGCAGCGAGTGCGGGAACTGGAGGAGAGGGAAAGGAAAGAAAGCAAGAAGCTGGCAGATGAAGATGCCCTCCGCAAGATCCGTGTGGCCGAGGAGACGATCGAACACTTGCAGAAAAAATTGGCTGCTACTAAACAGGTG GAGGAAGAGGCTCTGCTGAGTGAGATGGATGTGACGGGTCAGGCGTTTGAAGACATGCAGGAGCAGAACAGCAGGCTCATGCAGCAGCTCCGAGAGAAAGATGATGCCAACTTTAAACTAATGAGTGAGAGAATCAAATCCAACCAGATTTACAAGCTTCTACGGGAGGAAAAAGAGGAGCTGGCGGACCAAGTTCTTACTTTCAAAACCCag GTGGACGCTCAGCTGCTGGTAGTGCAGAAACTAGAAGAGAAGGAGGGTGTCCTGCAGAGCACACTGGCCACTCTGGAGAAAGAGCTGGCGCTACGCACTCAAGCACTGGAGCTCAATAAGCGCAAG GCTGTGGAGGCGGCACAGTTGGCTGAGGACCTTAAAGTGCAGCTGGAGCACACTCAGACCAAGTTGAGGGAAATACAAGCCTCAGTACTAGACAACCGAACTGCCCGTGAAAGGGAGAGTGCCAACCTCAAGAAAGCACAG gagGACTTGTCCAGGCTGAGGCGTAAGCTAGAGAAACAGAAGAAAGTTGAGGTGTACACAGATGCTGATGAGATTCTGCAAGAAGAAATTAATCAGTATAAG GCTAAATTGCGTTGCCCCTGTTGTAATACGCGAGATAAGGAGACTGTCCTCACCAAGTGTTTCCACGTCTTCTGCTATGAATGCTTGAAGACTCGCTATGACACTCGCCAGAGGAAGTGCCCCAAATGCAATGCTGCATTCGGAGCGAATGACTTCCACCGCATCTACATCACCTAA
- the rnf40 gene encoding E3 ubiquitin-protein ligase BRE1B isoform X2, which translates to MSKKGNMSSTGGGKRPSGGDSPPGAPEKKLKKEEKTTTTLIEPIRIGGVSSTEEMDMKVIQFKNKKLCERLEQRQALEDELREKIEKLEKRQATDDTTLLIVNRCWTQLEENIHELLQHVEPKDARAPVQTPVTPPVPADIPVPAATPSPAPEPSAPLPAPMEGEGGLPQPPVEEEPQQPVQEKEQTQEQEKQQQPPDSEEKLTDEPVKDGIPAPPPPPPLSESAKAFLATLDNSSEEELTLQLQDRMQFSKGAVACMVCIFDRLHSSIDELCTRVESAVCEDDSQREIISTNRTLLEENNRLQDLASSLQGKHHKMSLEYNEMVDKVTSSETKVSEMETAVEDLQWDIEKLRKREQKLNKHLAEALEQLNSGYHATGSSGGLPGGQITLSIQKFESLNAELEQNQELANSRMAELEKLQQELQEAVRESEKLKMDLRNIPEEVLKETPEYKCLQSQFSLLYNESLSVKTQLDEARALLLTAKNAHLRQIEHMESDELSLQKKLRTEVIQLEDTLAQVRKEYEMLRIEFEQNLAANEQAGPINREMRHLISSLQNHNHQLKGDVQRYKRKLRETQMEINKLKCQSGDTGALMLEESMGDGGLEIKKEEDEDQEEEEERRRELERQRAREREREAERERERERERERQRSDELKRKDSDALKMLRGELKKAQESQKEMKLLLDMYKSAPKEQRDKVQLMAAEKKSKAEVEELRQRVRELEERERKESKKLADEDALRKIRVAEETIEHLQKKLAATKQEEEALLSEMDVTGQAFEDMQEQNSRLMQQLREKDDANFKLMSERIKSNQIYKLLREEKEELADQVLTFKTQVDAQLLVVQKLEEKEGVLQSTLATLEKELALRTQALELNKRKAVEAAQLAEDLKVQLEHTQTKLREIQASVLDNRTARERESANLKKAQEDLSRLRRKLEKQKKVEVYTDADEILQEEINQYKAKLRCPCCNTRDKETVLTKCFHVFCYECLKTRYDTRQRKCPKCNAAFGANDFHRIYIT; encoded by the exons ATGTCCAAAAAG GGAAACATGTCTAGCACAGGGGGTGGGAAGCGCCCCTCAGGGGGGGATAGTCCCCCTGGCGCTCCTGAAAAAAAGCTGAAGAAAGAGGAGAAGACTACCACCACTCTCATTGAGCCTATCCGCATTGGAGGAGTTTCTTCTACG GAAGAGATGGACATGAAGGTCATTCAATTCAAGAACAAAAAGCTCTGCGAACGCCTTGAACAGAGGCAGGCTTTGGAGGATGAGCTGAGGGAGAAGATTGAGAAATTGGAGAAGAGGCAGGCCACTGATGACACCACCCTTCTTATCGTCAACCGCTGTTGGACTCAG CTCGAGGAAAATATCCATGAACTGCTGCAGCACGTGGAGCCCAAGGATGCCCGGGCACCTGTCCAGACCCCTGTCACCCCTCCTGTTCCAGCAGACATCCCTGTTCCTGCTGCAACTCCATCACCTGCACCTGAACCTTCTGCTCCTTTGCCGGCTCCAATGGAAGGAGAGGGTGGCCTCCCCCAGCCTCCAGTGGAAGAAGAACCACAACAACCAGTGCAAGAAAAGGAACAGACACAGGAGCAAGAGAAACAACAGCAGCCACCTGACTCTGAAGAGAAGCTGACTGATGAACCAGTGAAGGATGGAATTCCCG CCCCTCCACCTCCACCACCTCTCAGCGAGAGCGCAAAGGCTTTTCTGGCCACTCTGGATAACAGCAGTGAGGAGGAGCTCACACTTCAGCTACAGGACAGGATGCAATTCAGCAAGGGTGCTGTGGCCTGCATGGTCTGCATCTTTGACCGCCTGCATAGCAGCATTGACGAGCTGTGTACTAGAGTGGAGTCAGCTg TTTGTGAAGATGACAGTCAGCGAGAGATAATTTCCACAAACCGCACACTCCTAGAGGAAAATAATCGACTGCAAGACCTTGCTTCCTCCCTTCAAGGGAAACATCACAAAATGTCATTAGAG TATAATGAAATGGTTGACAAAGTTACGAGTTCTGAGACTAAAGTGTCTGAAATGGAAACGGCTGTGGAGGACCTGCAGTGGGACATCGAAAAACTCCGTAAGAGAGAGCAGAAGCTGAATAAACACCTAGCAGAAGCTTTGGAGCAG CTTAATTCCGGTTACCATGCCACTGGCAGTTCTGGCGGATTACCAGGAGGTCAAATCACACTCAGTATACAGAAG TTTGAATCTCTGAATGCAGAGTTAGAGCAGAACCAGGAACTTGCTAACAGCCGCATGGCAGAACTTGAGAAACTGCAGCAAGAGTTACAGGAAGCTGTTCGGGAGAGTGAGAAACTAAAG ATGGATCTGAGGAATATACCAGAGGAAGTGTTGAAGGAGACGCCAGAGTACAAGTGCCTCCAATCTCAGTTCTCTCTGCTGTACAATGAGTCTCTGAGTGTGAAGACCCAGCTTGATGAAGCCAGAGCTCTGCTGCTTACAGCCAAAAACGCTCACCTGCGGCAGATAGAGCACATGGAG AGTGATGAGTTATCTCTTCAGAAGAAGCTACGCACTGAGGTCATCCAGCTAGAAGATACGCTGGCCCAGGTGCGCAAGGAGTATGAAATGCTACGGATAGAGTTTGAACAGAATCTTGCAGCCAATGAGCAAGCAG gCCCAATAAACAGAGAAATGAGACACTTAATCAGCAGTCTGCAGAACCATAATCATCAGCTCAAAGGGGATGTGCAGAGATATAAGAGGAAACTACGCGAGACACAGATGGAAATAAACAAG TTGAAGTGCCAGAGTGGAGATACAGGTGCGCTGATGTTGGAAGAAAGCATGGGGGATGGAGGACTAGAGATTAAGAAAGAGGAAGATGAGGAccaggaggaagaggaagagaggAGGAGAGAGCTGGAAAGGCAACGGgcacgggagagagagagggaggcgGAGAGAGAAAGGGAGCGAGAAAGAGAACGGGAGAGACAGCGCAGTGACGAGCTTAAGAGGAAGGACTCTGATGCGCTGAAGATGCTGAGAGGAGAGCTCAA AAAAGCTCAGGAGTCTCAGAAGGAAATGAAACTACTGCTAGACATGTACAAATCAGCCCCAAAGGAGCAGCGAGATAAAGTTCAACTTATGGCCGCAGAAAAGAAGTCCAAAGCAGAG GTGGAAGAGTTGAGGCAGCGAGTGCGGGAACTGGAGGAGAGGGAAAGGAAAGAAAGCAAGAAGCTGGCAGATGAAGATGCCCTCCGCAAGATCCGTGTGGCCGAGGAGACGATCGAACACTTGCAGAAAAAATTGGCTGCTACTAAACAG GAGGAAGAGGCTCTGCTGAGTGAGATGGATGTGACGGGTCAGGCGTTTGAAGACATGCAGGAGCAGAACAGCAGGCTCATGCAGCAGCTCCGAGAGAAAGATGATGCCAACTTTAAACTAATGAGTGAGAGAATCAAATCCAACCAGATTTACAAGCTTCTACGGGAGGAAAAAGAGGAGCTGGCGGACCAAGTTCTTACTTTCAAAACCCag GTGGACGCTCAGCTGCTGGTAGTGCAGAAACTAGAAGAGAAGGAGGGTGTCCTGCAGAGCACACTGGCCACTCTGGAGAAAGAGCTGGCGCTACGCACTCAAGCACTGGAGCTCAATAAGCGCAAG GCTGTGGAGGCGGCACAGTTGGCTGAGGACCTTAAAGTGCAGCTGGAGCACACTCAGACCAAGTTGAGGGAAATACAAGCCTCAGTACTAGACAACCGAACTGCCCGTGAAAGGGAGAGTGCCAACCTCAAGAAAGCACAG gagGACTTGTCCAGGCTGAGGCGTAAGCTAGAGAAACAGAAGAAAGTTGAGGTGTACACAGATGCTGATGAGATTCTGCAAGAAGAAATTAATCAGTATAAG GCTAAATTGCGTTGCCCCTGTTGTAATACGCGAGATAAGGAGACTGTCCTCACCAAGTGTTTCCACGTCTTCTGCTATGAATGCTTGAAGACTCGCTATGACACTCGCCAGAGGAAGTGCCCCAAATGCAATGCTGCATTCGGAGCGAATGACTTCCACCGCATCTACATCACCTAA
- the si:rp71-1c10.7 gene encoding uncharacterized protein si:rp71-1c10.7, whose protein sequence is MDSGAILRCVYWITLLVATLINGINADTSSALCNKSEFWNRDVAVCVPCSTCKQYPKTPSCDTCPPIEPSDSWRVAAITSLSVLATVVVFGALLIGVLVHKRRSKRTLRDPIEETTGPLYQL, encoded by the exons ATGGATTCCGGTGCTATACTGCGTTGCGTCTATTGGATTACTTTATTGGTCGCCACGCTTATTAATGGAATAAACGCGGATACAA GTTCAGCCCTCTGTAATAAATCAGAATTCTGGAATAGAGATGTTGCAGTATGTGTACCTTGTTCTACATGCAAACAGTACCCAAAAACTCCATCATGTGACACAT GCCCACCCATAGAGCCTTCAGATTCCTGGAGAGTGGCAGCAATCACCAGTTTGTCTGTCCTGGCAACCGTAGTTGTTTTCGGAGCCTTGCTCATAGGCGTTCTAGTACATAAACGCAGGTCCAAGAGGACCTTACGTG ATCCGATTGAAGAGACAACTGGACCCCTTTATCAATTATAG
- the znf646 gene encoding zinc finger protein 646, whose product MDMQEPGMPSLLEHTDTFHQFDEERKFKCEECGRGYRHAGSLANHRKTHKVGSFQCHICSRKLSNALALKSHLRIHTSRKKYSCTECGKAFRLATQLVTHQKVHRNKESHVRTNNVAKSHVESGFKEEELLHLDDVDFDIMPDLQPDMKLNIAPVSSLCNDLTSEHISNSTPESDTAAEDDAGDRPFKCDLCDKTYRHHGSLINHKKTHQMGVFECLVCFKQFNNLAALNSHQRTHSKTRGRLSAQNSKAALTDCKQELAPHVIPHNGDANIHFCHLCQVTFTNDDEFQNHILLHNSSSVSFELPTNLSEEHNFSYNDSVTHSPESNPYPPTSDTPPLPPLLNKVVDYDQSDGLMENGDVYLPNSLDDNSLSLHAQGQPMALPSGDLNPDCSTQCPDNIKVEDDDGSDRRFKCNVCGKSYRHAGSLINHKRSHQTGIFQCSICRKNYPHLAALRSHLRIHKGRPTSLPASSEGDWLSSEPLTHENQQGCFSSHEGDVSGILGLPQDLVDSAQHESDEEYVNETNATEFHEQFDNSFPDEHLPQDEQLMERHMCADCGKTFTDIAGIKSHMCPLLNQQYQTMTNDSSGHMDFHNTKHQHFLGESGEDIGFEAHNGSTAEGYFRQQAFHDNIHGQMSESEDQAECDNGEEEDDGEMYQCSVCGNPYTSMRALRSHLKSHTQTHAGPSASGPSSVSSLEVKRDEQSENQQSECSLIICSTCGESFIKKQDLQAHQLLHSNIEGNPPEPFVTDHQNELKPKVEMEGIICGKCGISCSDLYHLNNHNCTGQQDGQVEEKCAEKPLLRNAFQQELLQEGPHDGERQYKCDQCGRSYRHAGSLLNHKKSHKTGVFRCFVCQKRFYNLLALKNHQRTHFDVKKHTCSECGKAFKIYKQLLNHQRVHQENKAKIEELNKQIQTLMQMSGNASGSGMQALNFSRKRMSRRRKQRQTSNSDQSSQEKKGQMGDPRDPRPFVCDQCGRSYRHAGSLVNHKNSHKTGEYYCALCNNTYSNQLAMKNHLRIHFAVKRYRCQECGKAFRGNKQLLNHTCSTTKRNAAARGKVKGHKKEKALKCKNCRLVFPDLDLLEGHTCSKEAIPNSVPPDSTAREKEERPFKCNICSRSYRHAGSLLNHKNTHKTGHFTCSFCAKPFSNPMALRNHTRIHTQKKKYVCPTCGKAFRLSSILYNHQKIHARGVTHYSCQTCGKRFQGKSGLKRHRCYRNGNPNSTVNQDGVDKCYTCDQCGRSYRHAGSLLNHKKTHSADLLHCTLCLKTFTDPLDLKSHSQMARHCCPDCGKTFCEFSHMQSHMEVHSKGLPYYCNICQQNFPNLESFQQHQELHGSLQGQSHHGHGMQMQQDLDWDSTLDQQIGIQSLPKIDSAFSRVHGFPEPQDQQESSEEYGKEEKSHVCEHCGRTYRHAGSLLNHKNSHKTGSFFCSVCQKEFTNLMALKNHRRIHTEPKRYQCLECGKAFRVSTQLICHRRIHTKEKPFSCLLCDKRFSSKSNLRHHQKMHQNTQQTYEPSFNMDDNALMGLGVDPFL is encoded by the exons ATGGATATGCAAGAGCCAGGCATGCCCAGTCTTTTGGAGCATACAGACACTTTTCATCAGTTTGACGAGGAACGCAAGTTCAAATGTGAGGAATGTGGACGAGGCTACAGGCATGCTGGCAGCTTGGCTAACCACAGAAAAACACACAAGGTTGGCTCTTTTCAGTGTCATATATGCTCCAGAAAGCTCTCCAATGCATTGGCTCTCAAAAGCCACCTGCGTATCCACACATCTAGAAAGAAATATTCTTGCACAGAATGTGGAAAGGCTTTTCGTCTGGCAACTCAGCTGGTCACTCATCAAAAAGTCCATCGCAATAAAGAGTCTCACGTCAGGACGAACAATGTTGCAAAAAGTCATGTTGAAAGTGGTTTTAAAGAGGAAGAGTTGCTGCATCTAGATGATGTGGATTTTGACATTATGCCAGATTTGCAGCCAGACATGAAGCTGAATATTGCCCCAGTGAGCAGCCTTTGTAATGACCTGACGTCAGAACACATTTCAAACTCCACCCCAGAAAGTGATACAGCAGCAGAAGATGATGCTGGAGACAGGCCTTTTAAATGTGACTTGTGTGACAAGACATACAGACATCATGGCAGCCTCATAAATCATAAGAAAACTCACCAAATGGGAGTCTTTGAGTGTCTAGTCTGTTTCAAACAGTTCAACAATCTCGCTGCCCTTAATAGTCACCAGCGAACCCATAGTAAAACCCGAGGTCGTCTCAGTGCACAGAACTCAAAAGCTGCCCTCACAGACTGCAAGCAAGAACTTGCTCCTCATGTTATCCCACATAATGGTGATgctaatatacatttttgtcacCTTTGTCAGGTTACTTTTACTAATGATGATGAGTTTCAAAATCACATTCTGTTGCACAACTCCTCTTCTGTTTCATTTGAGCTCCCTACCAATTTGTCAGAGGAGCACAATTTCTCATACAATGATAGTGTTACTCATTCCCCAGAGTCTAATCCTTATCCCCCCACTAGTGACACTCCACCATTGCCTCCGTTACTCAATAAAGTTGTTGATTATGACCAATCAGATGGGCTAATGGAAAATGGTGATGTGTATCTACCCAACTCTTTGGATGATAATTCATTATCTCTACATGCTCAGGGACAGCCAATGGCCCTACCATCAGGGGACCTCAACCCTGATTGTTCAACACAATGTCCTGATAACATCAAAGTAGAAGATGATGACGGTTCTGATCGCCGCTTCAAGTGCAACGTCTGTGGCAAAAGTTACAGGCATGCAGGCAGTCTTATAAATCACAAACGATCCCATCAAACAGGGATCTTTCAGTGTTCCATCTGCCGCAAGAACTACCCACATTTGGCAGCTCTTCGAAGCCACCTTCGGATTCATAAGGGAAGACCCACATCTTTGCCTGCTAGTTCTGAGGGTGACTGGCTTTCCTCAGAGCCTTTAACACATGAGAACCAACAGGGCTGCTTCTCATCACATGAGGGAGATGTAAGTGGAATATTAGGCCTTCCTCAGGACTTAGTTGACTCTGCGCAGCATGAATCTGACGAGGAGTATGTGAACGAGACAAATGCTACTGAATTTCATGAGCAGTTTGACAATTCCTTCCCAGATGAGCACCTACCTCAGGACGAACAGCTCATGGAGAGGCACATGTGTGCAGACTGCGGTAAGACATTTACTGATATTGCAGGAATCAAGTCACACATGTGTCCGCTCCTGAATCAGCAGTATCAGACCATGACGAACGACTCATCCGGTCACATGGACTTTCACAACACAAAGCATCAACATTTCTTAGGAGAGTCAGGCGAGGATATTGGTTTTGAGGCACACAATGGCAGTACAGCGGAGGGCTATTTTAGACAGCAGGCCTTCCATGACAACATTCATGGTCAAATGAGTGAGAGCGAAGATCAAGCTGAGTGTGACAACGGTGAAGAGGAGGATGATGGAGAGATGTATCAGTGCTCTGTTTGTGGGAATCCCTATACTAGCATGCGTGCACTGCGAAGCCATCTCAAAAGTCACACTCAAACTCATGCCGGACCTTCAGCATCCGGCCCATCATCTGTCTCTTCTCTGGAGGTCAAGAGAGATGAACAGAGTGAAAATCAGCAGAGTGAATGCAGTTTGATTATCTGCAGCACATGTGGAGAGAGTTTTATAAAGAAACAGGACCTACAAGCCCACCAACTCTTGCATAGCAATATAGAAGGTAATCCGCCAGAGCCATTTGTAACAGACCACCAGAATGAGCTCAAACCAAAAGTGGAAATGGAAGGTATTATTTGTGGGAAATGTGGCATAAGCTGCAGCGATCTTTATCACCTCAATAACCACAACTGCACGGGTCAACAAGATGGACAAGTGGAAGAGAAATGTGCGGAGAAACCGCTTCTTAGAAATGCATTTCAACAAGAACTTTTACAGGAGGGTCCACATGATGGAGAACGACAGTACAAGTGTGACCAATGCGGTCGTTCATACAGACATGCTGGATCTTTGCTCAATCATAAGAAGTCTCACAAAACTGGAGTGTTTCGCTGCTTTGTTTGCCAAAAGCGTTTTTATAATTTGTTGGCCCTCAAGAATCACCAGAGGACACACTTTGATGTTAAAAA GCATACTTGCTCAGAATGTGGGAAAGCATTCAAAATCTATAAACAACTATTGAACCACCAGAGGGTACATCAGGAAAACAAGGCTAAGATTGAAGAGCTCAACAAACAAATTCAGACACTCATGCAGATGAGTGGAAATGCCTCAGGGAGTGGAATGCAGGCACTTAATTTCAGCAGAAAGAGAATGAGCAGACGCCGTAAGCAACGGCAGACCTCTAACAGTGATCAGTCTAGCCAAGAAAAGAAGGGCCAGATGGGAGATCCCAGGGACCCTCGGCCTTTTGTCTGTGATCAATGTGGCCGAAGCTATCGGCATGCAGGAAGCTTGGTCAACCACAAAAACTCCCACAAGACAGGTGAATATTACTGTGCTTTGTGCAACAACACTTACTCTAACCAGCTAGCAAtgaagaaccatttaagaataCACTTTGCTGTCAAAAGATACCGCTGCCAAGAATGTGGAAAGGCCTTCAGAGGAAACAAACAGTTACTCAACCACACATGTTCGACCACTAAAAGAAATGCAGCAGCAAGAGGAAAGGTCAAGGGCCACAAAAAAGAAAAGGCTTTAAAATGCAAGAATTGCCGTCTTGTATTTCCAGATCTTGATCTACTTGAAGGACACACCTGTAGCAAAGAGGCTATCCCTAATTCTGTCCCCCCAGACAGTACGGCCCGAGAAAAAGAGGAACGGCCTTTCAAGTGTAACATTTGCAGTCGAAGTTACCGTCATGCCGGTAGCTTGTTGAACCAtaagaacacacacaaaacgGGCCATTTCACCTGCTCCTTCTGTGCGAAGCCTTTTTCCAATCCCATGGCTTTGCGAAACCACACACGCATTCACACGCAGAAGAAAAAGTATGTCTGTCCTACTTGTGGCAAAGCTTTCCGTCTCTCCAGTATCCTGTACAACCATCAAAAAATCCATGCACGGGGAGTAACTCATTACAGCTGCCAAACCTGTGGCAAAAGATTCCAGGGAAAGTCTGGGCTAAAGAGACATCGCTGTTACCGAAACGGAAATCCGAACTCTACTGTAAATCAAGATGGTGTGGACAAATGCTATAC ATGTGATCAATGCGGACGCTCTTATAGACACGCCGGTTCCCTTCTTAACCACAAGAAGACTCATTCTGCTGACCTCCTACACTGCACTCTCTGCCTCAAAACATTCACAGATCCTCTGGATTTAAAGAGCCACTCTCAAATGGCTCGCCACTGCTGCCCAGATTGCGGGAAAACCTTCTGTGAGTTTTCACACATGCAGAGCCACATGGAGGTGCATAGTAAGGGACTTCCCTATTACTGCAACATATGTCAACAGAACTTTCCTAACCTTGAAAGTTTTCAGCAGCACCAGGAGCTCCACGGCAGCTTACAGGGGCAGTCACACCATGGGCATGGTATGCAGATGCAGCAGGATTTAGACTGGGACTCTACACTGGACCAGCAGATAGGAATTCAGAGCCTTCCTAAGATCGATTCAGCTTTCAGCCGAGTGCACGGATTCCCTGAGCCGCAAGACCAGCAGGAAAGTAGTGAGGAATACGGCAAGGAGGAGAAGAGTCATGTGTGTGAGCATTGTGGGCGCACTTATCGCCATGCTGGTTCGCTGCTCAACCACAAGAACAGCCACAAGACCGGCTCCTTTTTTTGCTCTGTCTGCCAAAAGGAGTTCACCAATCTCATGGCACTGAAGAATCACCGGCGCATTCACACAGAACCCAAACGTTATCAGTGCCTGGAGTGTGGCAAGGCCTTCCGGGTCTCCACACAGCTTATCTGCCACAGGCGCATCCACACCAAAGAGAAGCCCTTCTCTTGCCTCCTTTGCGACAAGCGTTTCTCTAGCAAGTCCAACCTCCGACACCATCAGAAGATGCATCAGAATACCCAACAGACCTACGAGCCCTCCTTTAATATGGATGATAATGCATTAATGGGACTGGGTGTGGACCCTTTCCTCTGA